A single Glycine soja cultivar W05 chromosome 14, ASM419377v2, whole genome shotgun sequence DNA region contains:
- the LOC114385033 gene encoding NAC domain-containing protein 2-like has translation MATTTQLHLPPGFRFHPTDEELVIHYLCRKCASQHIAVPIIAEIDLYKYDPWDLPGMALYGEKEWYFFTPRDRKYPNGSRPNRSAGTGYWKATGADKPVGKPKPVGIKKALVFYAGKAPKGEKTNWIMHEYRLADVDRSVRKKNSLRLDDWVLCRIYNKKGAIEKQQLPPPSGVRKIECSEMEDEKPEILPPDPPYTAATVADCLYFEASDSVPRLHTTDSSCSEQVVSAEFASEVQSEPKRGSNNNNEFAYNYVDATLGNNQMSPLQDIFMYLSKSFCN, from the exons ATGGCCACTACAACACAACTTCACTTACCCCCTGGATTCAGATTCCATCCAACAGATGAAGAACTCGTCATCCACTACCTTTGTCGCAAATGCGCTTCGCAACATATCGCGGTTCCCATAATCGCCGAAATTGATCTGTACAAGTACGACCCTTGGGACCTTCCAG GAATGGCTTTGTACGGAGAGAAAGAGTGGTATTTTTTCACGCCGAGGGACCGCAAGTACCCGAACGGTTCGCGGCCGAACCGGTCCGCGGGAACCGGGTACTGGAAGGCAACCGGAGCGGATAAACCAGTTGGTAAACCGAAACCGGTTGGGATCAAGAAAGCGTTGGTTTTTTACGCTGGAAAAGCGCCCAAGGGAGAGAAAACTAACTGGATCATGCACGAGTATCGTCTTGCAGACGTGGATCGTTCCGTTCGCAAAAAGAACAGCTTAAGG CTGGATGACTGGGTGCTGTGCCGAATTTACAACAAGAAAGGTGCAATTGAAAAGCAACAACTACCACCACCGAGTGGGGTCCGCAAAATTGAATGTTCCGAAATGGAGGACGAGAAGCCGGAGATTCTGCCGCCAGATCCGCCGTATACGGCGGCGACGGTGGCGGATTGCCTGTACTTCGAGGCTTCCGACTCGGTGCCCCGGCTGCACACGACGGACTCGAGCTGCTCCGAGCAGGTGGTGTCGGCGGAGTTTGCGAGCGAGGTGCAGAGCGAGCCGAAGAGgggcagcaacaacaacaacgagtTTGCATATAATTACGTGGATGCCACTCTCGGGAATAATCAGATGTCGCCGCTGCAGGATATTTTCATGTACCTCTCCAAGTCCTTCTGCAATTAA